The following is a genomic window from Nitrospira sp..
AATGCGGGCACATCGGTCCTCCCGATTAGCAGGGCGCCGCTCCAGTAGGTTCCGCCGAGAATGGGGACAATGGTCCAGGGATTGTTAATGAGCGCGCCGGTCAGCAGAGCGACAAAATTGAGTCTGAACAACCAGGTGAACAGGCCGACCAGGATCATGTGAAAGCCATAGGCCGGGCAGAACGCAATGAACACGCCGAGCGCAAAAGCGAAGGCCGTGCGACGGGGCGATTCCTGAAGGTGGAGGACCTGACGGAGCAGCGTGCGGAAGGATCGGGGCTCAGCCACGGGGCCTCGTTTGTGAGGTGAAGTGACGATAGCCGGTGAGCGGCAATGGCGCGCGCACGCCGTCTGAACTCAGCATGTGCAGTCCGAATCGGCGCGGTCTGACCGTGCCGATTCGAGTAATCTGGAATTGCTTGGATCGGGCCTGACGCTCTAGTTTGAGTTCGTCGCCTGCCGCGACGGTAAAAAGAAGTTCGTAGTCTTCTCCGCCTGCCAGTGCGAGTGTGGCCGGATCAATCTTTTGTGCGCCGGCATAGGCCTGACAGGCCGGTGAAATAGGAAGGCGCGCTCGTTCGATGTCCGCTCCCACTTGGCTGGCTTCGCACACATGGCGGAGATCGCTGGACAGTCCGTCGGACAGATCGATAGCAGCCGTCGCCAGCTGCGCTCGATTGAGCCAGAGGCCTTCCCTGACGCGTGCGGTCGGATGCCGATGCCGGTCGATCAGAAAATTTTGCTGGGCCTTCGTCAGCGGCGCCTTTCGGCTGGCAACTCGGCGGTTCGTGAGAAGTTGAAGCCCCGCGAGGGAGTCTCCGAGTGTGCCGGTCACGTAGATTCCGTCTCCGGCTCGCGCACCCTTTCGGAAGAGTATCTGATTGCGTACTGCGGTGCCTAGCAAGGTAATACTCAGGAAGAGGCCTTGGCGCGAGGCTGATGTATCGCCTCCTATTAGATGTACTTGGTATTGTCCGCAAGCCGACATGAGTCCTTGGTAGAGTGCATGGATGTCTGCTGCGCGAAGCGCGGGCGGAATGGCAATCGCTATGAGAAGAAAGCGAGGGGTGGCTCCCATGGCTGCAATATCGCTCAGATTGGCCATGGCCGCTCGATAACCAATCGATGTCGGTGAAGCTGTGCGCAAGTCGA
Proteins encoded in this region:
- a CDS encoding conserved membrane protein of unknown function (Evidence 4 : Unknown function but conserved in other organisms; MaGe:77310214), whose product is MAEPRSFRTLLRQVLHLQESPRRTAFAFALGVFIAFCPAYGFHMILVGLFTWLFRLNFVALLTGALINNPWTIVPILGGTYWSGALLIGRTDVPAFDWHDLSFAGLYQQMLPYAAPFALGGIVLSLTGSFLAYPVAYYFISKYRRTDPSPDRAPLPPHDQLR
- a CDS encoding Thiamine-monophosphate kinase (MaGe:77310215); amino-acid sequence: MARRKATQPLQEFPLIRQLQRRFERRSPSIRKGIGDDAAVVSIPTGNCALLTTDLLAEGIHFDLRTASPTSIGYRAAMANLSDIAAMGATPRFLLIAIAIPPALRAADIHALYQGLMSACGQYQVHLIGGDTSASRQGLFLSITLLGTAVRNQILFRKGARAGDGIYVTGTLGDSLAGLQLLTNRRVASRKAPLTKAQQNFLIDRHRHPTARVREGLWLNRAQLATAAIDLSDGLSSDLRHVCEASQVGADIERARLPISPACQAYAGAQKIDPATLALAGGEDYELLFTVAAGDELKLERQARSKQFQITRIGTVRPRRFGLHMLSSDGVRAPLPLTGYRHFTSQTRPRG